The Pseudomonas berkeleyensis genome includes a region encoding these proteins:
- the rsmB gene encoding 16S rRNA (cytosine(967)-C(5))-methyltransferase RsmB, which produces MNPRLAAARALTAVLSGKASLGSSLPPQLDKVEHHDRALAQDLAFGAARWQPRLQLLAEKLLEKPFKTADKDVEALLLIGLYQLLHSRIPEHAAIGETVGCAGALKKPWAKGLLNAVLRRAQREHEAIFAELDRDPVLHTAHPRWLQKQLKTFWPEHWQAICAANNAHPPLILRVNRRHGSRDAYLTELRDAGIDAEPCAFSRDGVRLLQPCDVTTLPGFKEGRVSVQDEAAQLAADLLELAPGQRVLDACAAPGGKTCHLVEVEPGLSEVIAVDLEAKRLARVRENLDRLRLEATLIAADGRDTGAWWDGQPFQRILLDAPCSATGVIRRHPDIKLTRQPEDIPALAQLQGELLDALWPTLTPGGILLYATCSVLPTENSETIAAFLARTPDAQEVAIAGEFGLQSAHGRQLLPQLDGHDGFYYAKLLKSAAPERS; this is translated from the coding sequence ATGAATCCCCGCCTGGCCGCCGCACGCGCCCTGACCGCCGTACTCTCCGGCAAGGCCTCGCTGGGCAGCAGCCTGCCACCGCAGTTGGACAAGGTCGAACACCACGATCGCGCCCTGGCGCAGGATCTGGCCTTCGGCGCCGCGCGCTGGCAGCCGCGCCTGCAACTGCTGGCCGAGAAACTGCTGGAAAAGCCGTTCAAGACCGCCGACAAGGACGTGGAAGCGCTGCTGCTGATCGGCCTCTACCAGTTGCTGCACAGCCGCATCCCGGAGCATGCCGCCATAGGCGAAACGGTCGGCTGCGCCGGTGCGCTGAAGAAGCCCTGGGCCAAGGGCCTGCTCAACGCCGTGCTGCGCCGCGCTCAGCGCGAGCATGAAGCGATTTTCGCCGAACTCGATCGCGATCCGGTGCTGCACACCGCGCACCCGCGCTGGCTGCAAAAACAGCTCAAGACCTTCTGGCCCGAGCACTGGCAAGCCATCTGCGCTGCCAACAACGCGCATCCGCCGCTGATCCTGCGGGTCAATCGCCGTCACGGCAGCCGTGACGCGTACCTCACCGAACTGCGCGACGCCGGTATCGATGCCGAACCCTGCGCCTTCAGCCGTGACGGCGTACGCCTGCTGCAGCCCTGTGACGTGACCACGCTACCCGGCTTCAAGGAAGGCCGCGTCAGTGTGCAGGACGAGGCCGCGCAACTGGCCGCCGACCTGCTCGAACTGGCGCCGGGCCAACGCGTGCTGGACGCCTGCGCCGCTCCGGGCGGCAAGACCTGCCATTTGGTGGAGGTCGAGCCGGGCCTGAGCGAAGTGATCGCCGTCGATCTGGAGGCCAAGCGCCTGGCACGTGTGCGCGAGAACCTCGACCGCCTGCGCCTGGAGGCCACGCTGATCGCCGCCGATGGCCGCGATACCGGCGCCTGGTGGGACGGCCAGCCGTTCCAGCGCATCCTGCTCGACGCGCCCTGTTCGGCCACCGGCGTGATCCGCCGTCATCCGGACATCAAGCTGACCCGCCAACCCGAGGACATTCCCGCCCTGGCCCAGTTGCAGGGCGAGCTGCTCGATGCCCTGTGGCCGACCCTGACCCCCGGCGGCATCCTACTCTACGCCACCTGCTCGGTGCTGCCGACGGAAAACAGCGAGACCATCGCCGCGTTCCTCGCTCGCACCCCTGACGCGCAGGAAGTCGCCATCGCCGGCGAGTTCGGCCTGCAATCGGCACACGGTCGCCAACTGCTGCCACAGCTGGACGGCCACGACGGCTTCTACTATGCCAAGCTGCTTAAATCCGCTGCGCCAGAACGCAGCTAA
- the fmt gene encoding methionyl-tRNA formyltransferase: MRIVFAGTPEFAAEHLKALLASPHQIIAVYTQPDRPAGRGQKLMPSPVKQLAVEHGIPVYQPASLRNEEAQAELAALKPDLMVVVAYGLILPQVVLDTPRLGCINSHASLLPRWRGAAPIQRAVQAGDAESGVTVMQMEAGLDTGPMLLKVSTPISASDTGGSLHDRLAQLGPQAVLQAIDGLAAGTLKGEVQDDALANYAHKLNKDEARLDFSRPAVELERLVRAFHPWPICHTTLGSDALKVHAAEIGEGEGAPGSILAADKNGLTVACGEGALRLTRLQLPGGKPLAFSDLYNSRREQFAPGLVLGQ; this comes from the coding sequence ATGCGTATCGTCTTTGCCGGCACCCCGGAATTCGCCGCCGAGCACCTCAAGGCCCTGCTGGCCAGCCCGCACCAGATCATCGCCGTCTACACCCAGCCGGATCGCCCGGCCGGCCGTGGCCAGAAGCTGATGCCCAGCCCGGTCAAGCAACTCGCCGTCGAGCACGGTATCCCGGTTTACCAGCCGGCCAGCCTGCGCAATGAAGAGGCACAGGCCGAGCTGGCAGCCCTCAAGCCGGATCTGATGGTGGTGGTTGCCTACGGCCTGATCCTGCCGCAGGTGGTGCTCGACACCCCGCGCCTGGGCTGCATCAACAGTCATGCCTCCTTGCTGCCTCGTTGGCGTGGCGCCGCGCCGATCCAACGCGCGGTACAAGCCGGTGACGCCGAGAGCGGTGTCACCGTGATGCAGATGGAGGCCGGCCTCGACACCGGGCCGATGCTGCTCAAGGTCAGCACCCCGATCAGCGCCAGCGACACCGGCGGCAGCCTGCACGACCGCCTCGCCCAGCTCGGCCCGCAGGCGGTACTACAGGCCATCGACGGCCTGGCCGCCGGCACGCTGAAGGGCGAAGTGCAGGACGATGCCCTGGCCAACTACGCACACAAGCTGAACAAGGACGAGGCGCGCCTCGACTTCAGCCGGCCGGCCGTGGAACTGGAGCGCCTGGTGCGCGCCTTCCACCCCTGGCCGATCTGCCACACCACGCTGGGCAGTGATGCACTCAAGGTGCATGCGGCCGAGATTGGCGAGGGTGAGGGCGCCCCTGGCAGTATTCTCGCCGCCGACAAGAACGGCCTGACCGTGGCCTGCGGCGAGGGTGCACTGCGCCTGACTCGCCTGCAGTTGCCCGGCGGCAAGCCGCTGGCCTTCAGTGACCTGTACAACAGCCGCCGCGAGCAGTTCGCGCCCGGCCTGGTACTGGGTCAATGA
- the def gene encoding peptide deformylase codes for MAILNILEFPDPRLRTIAKPVDVVDDSIRQLVDDMFETMYDAPGIGLAATQVNVHKRVVVMDLSEDKSEPRVFINPEFESLTDEMDQYQEGCLSVPGFYENVDRPQKVRIKALDRDGQPYELIAEGLLAVCIQHECDHLNGKLFVDYLSSLKRDRIKKKLEKQHRQRA; via the coding sequence ATGGCGATCCTGAATATCCTCGAATTTCCTGATCCACGCCTGCGTACCATCGCCAAACCGGTGGACGTCGTGGACGACTCCATCCGTCAACTGGTCGACGACATGTTCGAGACCATGTATGACGCACCCGGTATCGGCCTGGCCGCGACACAGGTCAACGTGCACAAGCGCGTAGTGGTCATGGATCTGTCCGAGGACAAGTCCGAGCCGCGGGTGTTCATCAACCCCGAGTTCGAGTCGTTGACCGACGAGATGGATCAGTACCAGGAAGGCTGCCTGTCGGTTCCCGGCTTCTACGAGAATGTCGACCGCCCGCAGAAGGTCAGGATCAAGGCACTGGATCGCGATGGCCAGCCCTATGAGCTGATCGCCGAAGGCCTGCTCGCCGTGTGCATCCAGCACGAATGCGACCACCTCAACGGCAAGCTGTTCGTCGACTACCTGTCCAGTCTCAAGCGCGATCGCATCAAGAAGAAGCTGGAAAAACAGCATCGCCAGCGCGCCTGA
- a CDS encoding LysM peptidoglycan-binding domain-containing protein produces MRKSLLALLLVAAGGLAQTGMALAEVQLKDGHPDRYTVVKGDTLWDISGKFLRQPWKWPEIWHANPQVSNPHLIYPGDTLNLVYIDGQPRLMLNRGESRGTIKLSPQVRSTPMAEAIPTIPLEAINSFLLSNRIVDTPEEFSGKPYVVAGNAERVVSGAGDRVYARGQFEEDHPIYGIFRQGKTYTDPDTKEFLGINADDIGTGEIVAEEGDIGTLVLSRSTQEVRLGDRLFPTEERAINSSFMPSEPTREINGLILDVPRGVTQIGQFDVVTLNKGARDGLEIGNVLAVYKTGETVRDRVTGESVKIPDERSGLLMVFRTYDKLSYGLVLGATRQLAVMDKVRNP; encoded by the coding sequence ATGAGGAAATCACTACTCGCCCTGCTGCTCGTTGCAGCCGGCGGATTGGCCCAGACCGGAATGGCCCTGGCCGAAGTGCAGCTCAAGGACGGTCATCCGGACCGTTACACCGTGGTCAAGGGCGATACGCTCTGGGACATCTCCGGAAAATTCCTGCGCCAACCGTGGAAGTGGCCGGAAATCTGGCATGCCAACCCGCAGGTTTCCAATCCGCACCTGATCTATCCCGGTGACACCCTCAATCTTGTCTACATCGATGGTCAGCCGCGCCTGATGCTCAACCGTGGCGAGTCACGCGGCACCATCAAGCTGTCACCCCAGGTGCGCAGCACACCGATGGCTGAGGCGATCCCGACCATTCCTCTGGAGGCTATCAACAGTTTCCTGCTGAGCAACCGCATCGTCGACACTCCGGAAGAGTTCAGTGGTAAGCCTTACGTGGTCGCCGGTAACGCTGAGCGCGTGGTCAGCGGTGCAGGGGATCGTGTTTACGCTCGCGGTCAATTCGAGGAAGATCATCCGATCTACGGCATCTTCCGTCAGGGCAAGACCTACACGGATCCGGATACCAAGGAATTCCTCGGTATCAATGCTGATGACATCGGTACCGGTGAAATCGTCGCAGAAGAAGGTGATATCGGTACGCTGGTGTTGAGCCGTTCGACCCAGGAAGTGCGCCTGGGTGACCGCTTGTTCCCCACCGAGGAGCGCGCGATCAACTCCTCCTTCATGCCCAGTGAGCCGACCCGTGAGATCAATGGTCTGATTCTCGATGTGCCGCGTGGTGTGACTCAGATCGGTCAGTTCGACGTGGTCACCCTGAACAAGGGCGCGCGCGATGGTCTGGAAATTGGCAACGTGCTGGCGGTGTACAAAACGGGCGAGACCGTACGTGATCGCGTCACGGGTGAAAGCGTAAAAATTCCGGATGAGCGTTCTGGTCTGCTGATGGTGTTCCGCACTTACGACAAGCTCAGCTATGGCCTGGTACTTGGCGCTACACGCCAACTGGCGGTGATGGACAAGGTTCGCAATCCGTAA
- the dprA gene encoding DNA-processing protein DprA: MPIPASLSPAELEARLRLHLLPELGPRRFRKLLSAFDSASAALSAPASAWRALGLPAACAEPRRSAEIRERAAAALLWLEAPDQHLLMWDDPHYPALLAELADAPPLLFVAGDPGVLELPQLAMVGSRRASQPGLDNARAFARSLAAGGFAITSGLALGIDGAAHQGALDGGGRTVAVLGTGLQYLYPRRHTRLAAQIVERGSALVSELPLDCPPQASNFPRRNRIISGLSVGVLVVEASPSSGSLITARLAAEQGREVYAIPGSIHHPGARGCHQLIRDGATLVESIDHILEALQGWQAPRISLAPVRATRVEHPLLALLHAAPHSTEALVQSSGWALADVLAALTELELDGLVCNEAGRWLARNP, encoded by the coding sequence ATGCCTATTCCTGCCTCGCTGTCTCCCGCCGAACTCGAAGCCCGTCTACGCCTGCATTTGCTGCCGGAGCTGGGGCCGCGGCGTTTTCGCAAACTGCTCAGCGCTTTCGACAGCGCCTCGGCCGCGTTGAGTGCGCCGGCCAGTGCCTGGCGGGCTCTCGGGTTGCCAGCTGCGTGCGCCGAGCCCAGGCGCAGTGCGGAAATTCGCGAACGAGCGGCAGCTGCACTGCTGTGGCTGGAAGCACCTGATCAACACCTGCTGATGTGGGATGACCCGCACTACCCGGCGCTGCTCGCCGAACTGGCGGATGCACCGCCGCTGTTGTTTGTGGCGGGTGATCCGGGTGTGCTGGAGTTGCCGCAGTTGGCGATGGTCGGCAGTCGGCGTGCCTCGCAGCCTGGCCTGGATAATGCTCGCGCCTTTGCCCGCAGCCTGGCAGCCGGTGGTTTTGCGATCACCAGTGGCCTGGCCTTGGGAATCGACGGCGCCGCGCACCAAGGCGCCCTGGACGGGGGCGGCAGGACAGTGGCGGTTCTCGGTACGGGGTTGCAATACTTGTACCCCCGGCGACATACCCGGCTGGCGGCGCAGATCGTCGAACGGGGCAGTGCTCTGGTTTCCGAGTTGCCGCTGGATTGTCCGCCTCAGGCGAGCAACTTTCCCCGGCGTAATCGAATCATCAGCGGTCTCTCGGTCGGCGTGCTGGTGGTCGAGGCCAGCCCTTCCAGCGGGTCTCTGATCACCGCACGACTGGCCGCCGAGCAAGGGCGCGAGGTGTATGCCATTCCCGGTTCGATCCACCACCCGGGAGCACGCGGTTGCCATCAACTGATTCGCGATGGCGCCACGCTAGTGGAGAGCATCGACCATATTCTCGAAGCGCTACAAGGCTGGCAGGCTCCGCGCATCAGCCTTGCTCCGGTTCGAGCCACCAGGGTCGAGCATCCGCTTCTGGCGCTGCTACATGCCGCACCGCACAGCACCGAAGCCCTGGTGCAGAGTAGTGGCTGGGCGCTGGCAGATGTGCTGGCGGCACTGACCGAACTGGAGCTGGATGGTTTGGTATGCAACGAGGCTGGGCGCTGGCTGGCGCGAAACCCCTAG
- a CDS encoding L-threonylcarbamoyladenylate synthase, with amino-acid sequence MASNWQIQQTARVVREGGVIAYPTEAVWGLGCDPWNEAAVDRLLALKERPMHKGLILVADNIEQFDFLLDDLPEVWQERLAGSWPGPNTWLVPHQNRLPEWVTGQHETVALRVSDHPLVRALCRYTGPLISTSANPAGRPSARSRLRVEQYFPGELDKVLVGALGGRKNPSLIRDLRTGDVIRPS; translated from the coding sequence ATGGCCAGCAATTGGCAGATACAGCAAACGGCGCGGGTGGTGCGTGAGGGGGGCGTGATCGCTTATCCGACCGAGGCAGTCTGGGGGCTGGGTTGTGACCCGTGGAACGAAGCCGCGGTGGATCGTCTGCTGGCGCTCAAGGAACGACCGATGCACAAGGGACTGATTCTGGTCGCCGACAACATCGAGCAGTTCGACTTTCTTCTCGATGACCTGCCAGAGGTCTGGCAGGAGCGTCTCGCCGGTAGTTGGCCTGGGCCGAATACCTGGCTGGTGCCGCATCAGAATCGTTTGCCCGAGTGGGTGACCGGTCAGCACGAGACCGTTGCCCTGCGTGTCAGTGATCATCCGCTGGTACGTGCACTGTGCCGCTACACCGGGCCGTTGATCTCCACCTCGGCCAACCCGGCCGGCCGCCCTTCGGCACGTTCACGTCTGCGCGTGGAGCAGTACTTTCCGGGTGAGCTGGACAAAGTACTGGTCGGTGCCCTGGGGGGGCGCAAGAATCCCAGCCTGATCCGCGACCTACGCACGGGCGATGTGATCCGTCCTTCCTGA
- a CDS encoding NADPH:quinone reductase gives MAKRIQFSQHGGSEVLEYRDYQPAAPGPREVRVANKAIGLNFIDTYYRNGLYVPPALPSSLGTEAAGVVEAVGSEVTRFAVGDRVAYATGPLGSYGELHVLPADNLVHLPDSISFEEAAAVILKGLTVQYLLRQTYELKGGETILFHAAAGGVGSFACQWAKALGVKLIGTVSSAKKAALAKELGAWATIDYSHENVVQRVLELTDGAKCPVVYDGVGKDTWETSLDCVAPRGLLVSFGNASGAVTGVNLGILAQKGSLYVTRPTLASYANTPQNLQAMADELFAMIASGKLQVEISNRYALKDAAAAQDAMSARKTTGSTILLP, from the coding sequence ATGGCCAAGCGTATTCAGTTCAGCCAGCACGGCGGCAGCGAAGTGCTGGAGTACCGTGACTACCAACCGGCAGCGCCGGGCCCACGCGAGGTACGGGTCGCCAACAAGGCCATCGGCCTGAACTTCATCGATACCTATTACCGCAATGGCCTCTACGTGCCTCCAGCCCTGCCGTCGAGCCTGGGCACCGAAGCCGCCGGCGTGGTCGAGGCGGTCGGCAGCGAAGTCACCCGTTTCGCTGTCGGTGACCGTGTGGCATACGCCACCGGCCCGCTTGGCTCCTACGGTGAGCTGCATGTGTTGCCGGCAGACAACCTGGTACACCTGCCGGACAGCATCAGTTTCGAGGAAGCTGCCGCTGTCATCCTCAAGGGCCTGACCGTGCAGTACCTGCTGCGCCAGACCTATGAGCTCAAGGGCGGTGAAACCATTCTTTTCCATGCGGCGGCCGGTGGCGTTGGCTCATTCGCCTGCCAGTGGGCCAAGGCACTGGGCGTGAAATTGATCGGTACCGTCAGCTCGGCGAAAAAGGCTGCCCTTGCCAAGGAGCTGGGTGCCTGGGCGACCATCGACTACAGCCATGAGAACGTCGTCCAGCGCGTGCTGGAGCTGACTGACGGTGCCAAGTGCCCGGTGGTCTATGACGGCGTCGGCAAGGACACCTGGGAAACCTCGCTGGACTGCGTGGCGCCGCGCGGCCTGCTGGTCAGCTTCGGCAATGCCTCTGGCGCGGTCACCGGGGTCAACCTGGGCATCCTTGCGCAGAAGGGCTCGCTGTACGTCACCCGGCCGACCCTGGCCAGTTACGCCAACACGCCGCAAAACCTGCAGGCCATGGCTGACGAGCTGTTCGCGATGATTGCCAGCGGCAAGCTGCAGGTGGAGATCAGCAACCGCTATGCGCTGAAGGATGCTGCCGCCGCCCAGGATGCGATGAGCGCACGCAAGACCACCGGCTCGACCATCCTCTTGCCGTAA
- the hemF gene encoding oxygen-dependent coproporphyrinogen oxidase — protein sequence MTDRTEAVKAYLLDLQDRICSALQAEDGQAVFAEDAWQRPAGGGGRTRVIENGALIEKGGVNFSHVFGDSLPPSASAHRPELAGRGFQALGVSLVIHPENPYVPTSHANVRFFSAEKEGEEPVWWFGGGFDLTPYYANEEDCVYWHQVARDACAPFGAEVYPKFKAWCDRYFHLKHRGEPRGIGGLFFDDLNEWGFDTCFAFIRAIGDAYIQAYLPIVQRRKLTPFGEREREFQAFRRGRYVEFNLVFDRGTLFGLQSGGRTESILMSLPPHVRWGYDWKPEPGSEEARLTEYFLTDRDWLVQA from the coding sequence GTGACTGACCGTACCGAGGCCGTGAAGGCCTATCTGCTCGACCTGCAAGATCGCATCTGCTCCGCCCTGCAAGCCGAAGACGGCCAGGCCGTCTTCGCCGAGGACGCCTGGCAGCGTCCGGCCGGTGGTGGCGGTCGCACGCGGGTGATCGAGAACGGCGCGCTGATCGAGAAAGGCGGGGTGAATTTCTCCCACGTGTTCGGCGACAGCCTGCCGCCCTCGGCCAGCGCCCATCGTCCGGAACTGGCTGGTCGTGGCTTCCAGGCCCTGGGTGTGTCGCTGGTGATTCACCCGGAGAACCCCTACGTGCCTACCTCGCACGCCAACGTGCGCTTCTTCAGCGCGGAGAAGGAAGGCGAGGAACCTGTGTGGTGGTTCGGCGGCGGTTTCGACCTGACGCCTTACTACGCCAACGAAGAAGATTGCGTGTACTGGCACCAGGTCGCCCGCGATGCGTGCGCGCCCTTCGGCGCCGAGGTCTATCCGAAGTTCAAGGCCTGGTGCGACCGCTACTTCCACCTCAAGCATCGCGGCGAGCCGCGCGGTATTGGCGGACTGTTCTTCGATGACCTCAACGAGTGGGGTTTCGACACCTGCTTCGCCTTCATTCGTGCCATCGGCGATGCCTACATTCAGGCCTATCTGCCCATCGTCCAGCGCCGTAAGCTGACGCCGTTCGGCGAGCGTGAGCGCGAGTTCCAGGCCTTCCGTCGCGGCCGCTACGTCGAGTTCAACCTGGTGTTCGACCGTGGCACCCTGTTCGGCCTGCAGTCGGGCGGGCGCACCGAGTCGATCCTCATGTCGCTGCCGCCGCACGTGCGTTGGGGTTACGACTGGAAGCCGGAGCCGGGTAGCGAGGAAGCGCGTCTGACCGAGTATTTCCTGACCGATCGCGACTGGCTCGTGCAGGCATAA
- the aroE gene encoding shikimate dehydrogenase yields MDRYCVFGNPIGHSKSPQIHRLFAEQTGQVLDYQARLAPLDDFTANARAFFAEGLGGNVTVPFKEEAFRLCDELTERARRAGAVNTLKKLEGGRLLGDNTDGAGLTRDLQDNAGFALAGKRILILGAGGAVRGVLEPFLTQRPAVLVIANRTVAKAEQLVREFADLGPLVAAGFDWIDAPVDLIVNGTSASLGGELPPIAPSLIQPGHTVCYDMMYSREATAFNRWAAEHGAARCLDGLGMLVEQAAEAFALWRGVRPDTAPVLAELRRQLAG; encoded by the coding sequence ATGGATCGCTACTGCGTCTTCGGCAACCCCATCGGTCATAGCAAATCGCCGCAGATTCATCGTCTGTTCGCCGAGCAGACCGGCCAGGTGCTTGACTATCAGGCACGTCTGGCGCCGCTGGACGATTTCACCGCCAATGCTCGGGCTTTCTTCGCTGAAGGTCTGGGCGGCAACGTCACCGTACCGTTCAAGGAAGAGGCTTTTCGCCTTTGCGACGAACTCACCGAGCGCGCGCGCCGCGCCGGCGCGGTGAACACCCTGAAGAAGCTCGAAGGCGGTCGCCTGCTGGGTGACAACACCGACGGCGCCGGGCTGACTCGTGATCTGCAGGACAACGCCGGCTTCGCCCTGGCCGGCAAACGCATTCTTATCCTCGGTGCGGGTGGCGCGGTGCGCGGTGTGCTCGAGCCCTTTCTGACGCAGCGCCCGGCGGTGCTGGTAATCGCCAACCGCACGGTGGCCAAGGCCGAGCAGCTGGTACGCGAATTCGCCGATCTTGGCCCACTGGTCGCTGCCGGTTTCGACTGGATCGACGCCCCGGTGGATCTGATCGTCAACGGCACCTCGGCCAGTCTCGGCGGTGAGTTGCCACCGATTGCCCCGAGTCTGATCCAGCCTGGCCACACCGTCTGTTACGACATGATGTACAGCCGCGAAGCGACTGCCTTCAATCGCTGGGCCGCCGAACACGGCGCGGCACGTTGCCTCGATGGCCTCGGCATGCTGGTCGAGCAGGCTGCTGAAGCCTTCGCGCTGTGGCGCGGCGTGCGTCCGGACACCGCACCGGTACTGGCCGAGCTGCGCCGTCAACTAGCGGGCTGA
- a CDS encoding DOPA 4,5-dioxygenase family protein, with protein sequence MNDEGLLRIKGYHAHVYFDAATLEQARILCEEAARCFPLKMGRMHQRPVGPHPDWSCQLAFRPELFGDLVPWLMQRRNGLNVLVHPITDDELRDHRDWPLWLGQVRPLDLSTLTP encoded by the coding sequence ATGAACGACGAGGGGCTGCTGCGGATCAAGGGCTACCACGCTCACGTCTATTTCGACGCGGCCACCCTCGAGCAGGCCCGCATATTGTGCGAAGAGGCTGCACGGTGCTTCCCGCTGAAGATGGGGCGCATGCACCAACGTCCGGTTGGCCCGCACCCGGACTGGAGTTGCCAACTGGCCTTTCGTCCCGAGCTGTTCGGCGACCTGGTGCCCTGGTTGATGCAGCGGCGCAACGGCCTCAACGTGCTGGTGCACCCGATCACCGACGATGAGCTGCGTGATCACCGTGACTGGCCGCTGTGGCTCGGCCAGGTACGCCCTCTGGATCTGAGTACGCTCACCCCGTAA
- a CDS encoding SulP family inorganic anion transporter: MPLPDKQALLPFLRWLPGIDRRTLGNDALAGLTGAILALPQSLAYALIAGLPAEYGLYAAIVPVLIACLWGSSWHLICGPTAAISIVLFTSVSPMAKAGSEHFIALILLLTFLAGLFQWLLGLLRFGALVNFVSQSVVLGFTLGAALVIAIGQVPNLLGVELPSQATALASLLQIGQHLPDVHWPSLAVAGITLLASLAIRRLWPRAPALLLGLLLGSLLVALLPARYSGEIALVASFAGSLPPFTTLDFNLNAVLQLLPAAVACGMLGLVTSLSIARALAVKSHQFLDANQEVRAQGLSNMLGPWFSGSLSAGSFTRSALNLQAGARTPLAGIFSALLVALFALFGASLLAHIPLPVMAAGILLICWGLVDLAAIRALRRVSHAEFVVMLLTFAATLVLELQTAIYAGVLASLFFYLKRTSQPRVRLWQDGDDEVLRIEGSIFFGACQYIQQLLQNSHAPRLVIDARHINFIDYAGVEMLHQEARRLQVLQRQLVLRQARPQVVEEILKLEGREGCPLHFEE, from the coding sequence ATGCCGCTACCTGACAAACAGGCGCTGCTGCCGTTTCTACGCTGGCTGCCAGGCATCGACCGCCGCACTCTCGGCAACGACGCGCTGGCGGGCCTGACCGGCGCCATCCTGGCATTGCCGCAATCGCTGGCCTATGCGCTGATCGCTGGTCTGCCGGCCGAGTACGGCCTCTACGCCGCCATCGTGCCGGTGCTCATTGCCTGCCTGTGGGGCTCGTCCTGGCACCTGATCTGCGGGCCGACGGCTGCCATATCGATCGTCCTGTTCACCAGCGTCAGCCCCATGGCCAAGGCGGGCAGCGAGCACTTCATCGCCCTGATCCTGCTGCTGACCTTTCTTGCCGGACTGTTCCAGTGGCTGCTCGGCCTGCTGCGCTTCGGCGCACTGGTGAATTTCGTCTCGCAGTCGGTGGTGCTCGGTTTCACCCTCGGCGCCGCGCTGGTGATCGCCATCGGCCAGGTGCCCAACCTGCTCGGCGTCGAGCTGCCAAGCCAGGCGACGGCACTGGCCAGCCTGCTGCAGATCGGTCAGCACCTGCCCGACGTGCATTGGCCAAGTCTGGCCGTGGCAGGCATCACGTTGCTGGCGAGCCTGGCAATACGCCGACTCTGGCCACGGGCACCGGCGTTGCTCCTCGGCTTGCTGCTCGGCAGCCTGCTGGTGGCGTTGCTGCCGGCACGCTACAGCGGTGAGATCGCCCTGGTCGCGTCTTTTGCCGGCAGCCTGCCACCCTTCACCACGCTCGATTTCAATCTCAACGCTGTGCTGCAACTGCTGCCCGCGGCGGTGGCCTGCGGCATGCTCGGGCTGGTCACCAGCCTGTCCATCGCTCGCGCCCTGGCGGTGAAATCGCACCAGTTCCTCGATGCCAACCAGGAAGTGCGCGCTCAGGGCCTGTCGAACATGCTCGGGCCTTGGTTTTCCGGCTCGCTATCGGCCGGCTCCTTCACCCGTTCGGCGCTGAACCTGCAGGCCGGGGCGCGCACGCCACTGGCCGGGATTTTCTCCGCGCTGCTGGTGGCGCTATTCGCCCTGTTCGGCGCGTCGCTGCTGGCACACATTCCGCTGCCGGTGATGGCGGCCGGTATTCTCCTGATCTGCTGGGGCCTCGTGGATCTAGCGGCGATTCGCGCGTTGCGCCGGGTCAGCCACGCCGAGTTCGTGGTAATGCTGCTGACCTTCGCCGCCACCCTGGTGCTGGAGTTGCAGACGGCGATCTACGCCGGCGTGCTGGCCTCGCTGTTCTTCTACCTCAAGCGCACCTCGCAGCCACGCGTGCGCCTCTGGCAGGACGGCGATGACGAGGTGCTGCGCATCGAAGGCTCGATCTTCTTCGGCGCCTGCCAGTACATCCAGCAACTGCTGCAGAACAGCCATGCACCGCGCCTGGTGATCGACGCCCGACATATCAACTTCATCGACTACGCCGGGGTAGAGATGCTGCATCAGGAGGCGCGCCGCCTGCAGGTGCTGCAACGCCAGCTGGTGCTGCGCCAGGCACGCCCGCAGGTGGTGGAGGAAATCCTCAAGCTGGAAGGCCGAGAAGGCTGCCCGTTGCACTTCGAGGAGTGA